TTACCTCAAAAGTTTGATCGAGAACCCGTTGCATCCACTGTCGATTCGCCAGAAATCCCCCCAAGGCTTCCCGACTGGCCATGGCTTGTTCTCGCAACTCGGAATCCGGCTGAACATACCAAACGCCATTCCCCGCCGGTGCAGAAGATCCACTCGTCCCACAGTACCCTTTATCCACCAGGATTACCTTAGCCCCTTGAGAGGCTGCCCCCCAGGCCACCCAAGTTCCTGATAATCCACCACCAATCACAAGGACATCCGTTTTGAGAGTGAGTACATCATTGTTAGAACTGCTGGGATCGATGAGTTGAGTAGTCATAGGAATGTCTCCTTAACAACTAGTTTATTGAAGATCATGTTTGCTTTCACACCCACGGAGTGACCCAGTGAGGGGGATGCATTGACTGATTCCGTTGTTGGGCATTACGGAGTGTGATTACTGTCAAAATCGCAATTACTGTTAGGTAAATTCGCTGCAACCATAGGTTACTTAACTGAAGAGACAGTTGACCACCGATCACGCCCCCAACAAACATCGCAAAACTCAGAACCAGGCCCAAACCATAATCAATGATTCCTTGGTGGGCAAAAATCACGGTGGCGATCAACGAAGAAACAATGTTGATCAGTTTAGTCGTCGCGATCGCTTGAATAAATGTCATCCGAAAGAGCAGGACATAGGCTGCTGTCAGCAAAGTGACATAGCCACCGCTAAAAAAACCGCCATAAATCCCTAGGATAAAGGTAGCCACATAGCCTAAAAGCTCTGCCATTCTTGGCGGCTTTCCTTCCGCTGGAACAAGGCCAGCCTCTTTCTTAAGAGATGAAAATATTGCAACCGCAATCATCGCGATCGAAATAATCAGCGGCATCGATCGGGAGGGAACAATCAGGACAAGCAATGCCCCCAAGACTGAGCTGATTAAGGTTAATGTTATCAGCAATGGCAAACGTTGTGTATCAATAATTCCTTTACCGACAAAAGGTAATGTAGCACCAAAGCTCATGACCGTCAGTCCCAACATATTCGTAGCAATAGCAACATGGGGCTCAATCCCAAATGCCAGCATCACTGGGACAGTAATCAAAGAGGTGCTACCGGAAATGACACTAATAATACTAGCAGCCAGAAAAATCGCAGTTAGAATCAGGATCTGAAGAAAGGTCATCGCTGTACTGATTGGTTACAAGAATCGATCGCCATCATGGGAGACGCATTGATCGTAGGGGTTCCACATTGACTGCCAGCTTGTTTCCCAGCCACAGGGCATGGTCAGTATGATCGGCGACGGGATCACTCGTGTTGGGATGAATGAGAATATCTAAACCCTCTCGGTGCAGCATCAGCCAAGGCACAAGGGAACCAAATTGATCGGGCTGGAAAGCAACCTGATACATCCATTGCGTGTGAGGGCCAACCAATTGGTCATGCCAGCGTCCCAATTGCACTGCAAAGCGATCGCCCAACCCCTGTCGTACCCGTTCCGCTGCCCCACGAGTCGCTGTGTCATAGTAGACGTGGGCATGAAACCCTGTAATTTCGTCATTAAGCGCTTGGACTGCATTGCTGGCATCTTCATATCCGCTCCCATTACCCATGGCTAAATTTCTCAGGAGAAACGATGTCACGATCGTATCAAGTTCGTGGTGTCACACGAAATTCCGAATTTTTGGGCGGTCGAATAGCAACTTCAGCGTGGGGCGTGCCATCGGGTACCCAGTTGTAGGGAATTGGCTGTGCCCGATAAACCCAATTGGTAGAGACCGTGCGATCGAGCCCTAGCTGCTGGCGACTGTAGTAGGGATTGATATATTCCCAAACAATCTCACCGGAGGGTGTCACCTGAAATAAACGCCCATTCATGCCTTCGTCAATCAAAGTATTGCCATTGGGTAAGCGGCGGGCACTGGAAATAAACGAACTATAAAATCCCCAAATCGGCTGATCCGAATCAATGCCAGTATATTGCCAAACGATCGTATTCGTTGTGGGATTAATTTCCAAAACCCGCGATCCCAATTGGGCACTGAGTCGCGTGGGCGGAAATCCCGAGGGCCCTTCATTATCGAACACTAATAGATTACCCGCACCGGGCAAACCTTCCGGAATAATATGGGCATCGTGCTGGCCACTGGTTTGATCCACTGGGCGCGGAGTTTTGAGACTGAGGGTTGGTCGGAGCGCGTTATTGGTCACGGTTCCTAGCCCTGGGGCTTTGGGATTATCGATCGCATCGTCTAGCCCATAATCTGGCCCAAGCCGCCAAACAATTTTGCCCGTTTGCTTGTCGATGATGGCGATAAAACTGGCTTCACGCGAGTCAATCACAAGATTATCTGGCGCAAACCGAGAGTCGCCTGCATCAAACCAACGATTGGGGCCGATCGGTTCCATGTCATTAATGGTCAAAAAGCCAAATCCCTTGCCACCGTCATCGTAGATTTGGCGCAGGATTTCACGACCTGAGGTCGAAATGCCAAACTCATCAATGTGATCTCCAACTGTCCAACTCCAAACTACTTGCCCCTCTTTCGTCACTTCAATAATGCGTTGATCACCGATTGCTTGCTCACTCACCCCCGCCACTGGATGATCGATCGTGGTCAGCAGCAAGGTATTGCCATTCGGTAAGCGACTGATATCGTGATTTTGGCGGGCTTTGCCACCGGGAGCCTGGGTTCCCCAACGCCAAACAACATGACTGTCCCAATCCAGTTCACCAACTTCCTGATTGGCGAAGATGTTGCCAAAGGGGGAATTTCCGTTTTTGAGTTGCACCAAAATGTGCCCCTTCTCACCGTCCGTCTGGGCTGGATTGAGCATTTCCGGCGGGAAGCCAAATTTGTCCCAGCGGTGGACTTCGTTGCCGTCCATATCGATCAGATGGGTGTTACCGTCTGGGGCGCTGAATAGCACATAGCTGTTGTAGGCTTGGGTTGGGTCGTAGAGGGTTGTGCCTGTGGGGAAGACGTTGGGTAGCGCGATCGCGTTATCTGACACGATGCCGATCATTACCCATAATGCTAATGCCAATATTGGGAGAATCAGCCAACGCAATCTAATCAAGGTCAATTTGAATAGCATCAATGGAAACCTGGTATTAGCGAAACGTTAGGACACAGATGCATAATCGACAGCAGCCTTTGTCGTCCCGAAGAATTGGTTGCCGGGGCGAGCTAGTCCCAGATTTTCCCGCAGGGTTTTGCCTTCGTATTCCGTGCGAAAAATTCCCCGCCGCTGAAGTTCTGGCACCACTTGATCCACAAAGTCATTCAGTCCTTCCGGGATGAAGGGAAACATGATGTTAAAGCCATCAGAGCCTTCTTCGGTTAACCATTGTTCCATCTCATCGGCGATCGTTTGGGGCGTGCCCACAAAGGCTAATCCGCCGTAACTGCCGACTCGTTGCGCCAATTGGCGCATGGTGAGGTTTTCCCGTTGGGCAAGAGTTATAACTCGTTCACGGGAACTTTTCCCAGCGTTGGTTTCGGGGATTGTTGGCAGCGGCCCATCGGGGTCAAAGCCCGAAACGTCATAGCCCAAGGCACTATTCAAACTGGCAATCCCACTATCGTAATGAACCAAGCTATCCAAATGGGCCCGCTTGGCGATCGCGGCTTCCACCGTGTCACCTACAACGACCAAAGCACCGGGCAGAATTTTAATACTATCGGGATCCCGACCGATCGCCTGAGCGCGTCCCTTGATATCCGCAAATAAGGCTTTCCCAGCTTCCAGATTACTCGCAGGCGCAAACACGACCTCAGCGGTTTCGGCAGCAAGTTGTCGGCCTACATTCGAGGCCCCCGCCTGCACAATTACGGGATGGCCCTGGACAGGTCTAGCAATATTTAACGGGCCTCGCACAGATAGATATTTGCCTTGATGCCCAAGAACATGCAACCTCTCTGGATCAAAATAAATCCCTGCATCCACATCGCGGACAAAAGCATCATCGGCAAAGGAATCCCAAAGGCCCGTCACCACATCATAAAATTCCCGTGCCCGCGCATAACGTTCGTCATGATCGAGGTCTTCTTCCAAACCAAAGTTGAGGGCAGCATCAGGATTGGCAGTCGTGACAATGTTCCAGCCCGCTCGCCCACGACTAATGTGATCTAGGGATGCAAAGCGGCGAGCGATGTGGAACGGCTCGTCGTAGGTCGTAGAGGCCGTCGCAATCAGTCCAATGTGATGAGTCACGGTGGAAAGGGCTGAAAGCAGGGTAAAGGGTTCAAAGGAAGTCACTGTATGACTGCGTTTGAGGGCATCGATCGGCATATTTAGCAATGCCAAGTGATCGGCCATGAAAAATGCATCGAACTTGCCCTGCTCCAATTTTTGGATGAGTTGTTGAATCGCGGGAAAGTTAAAGTTCGCATCCGGCAAAGCCCCTGGATAGCGCCACGCACCAGTGTGAATGCTGATGGGACGCATGAATGCACCCAACTTTAACTGTTTTGTTTGAGTCATACAGGCTTCCTTATCGATCGCTCCAAGGGCATTCGCCGTGGAACATTACCAAGTTTGGGTTGTCGGACGAATCAGAATTTCGTTGACGTTAACGCGGGGGGGTTGGGTCACCGCGTAGACGATCGCGGAGGCAATATCCTCACTTTCTAGCGGCGTAATTGAATTGCGCAGCTCTTGACTCCGTTGTTTGGCATTAGCATCACTAATGTGTTGATCAATTTCTGTATTGACCATACCCGGCTCAATCACCGTCACACGAATATTGTGTTTCGAGACTTCTAGCCGCAGCGCTTCAGAAAATGCATTGACGCCCCATTTACTCACGTTGTAGCCACCAATCCCCACTCGAACGGTACGCCCTGCCACGGAGGAAACATTTACAATATGACCTGTGCCCTGAGCTTGGAAAATCGGTAACACCCCATGGGTCAGATTCATCAATGCCAGTAAATTCAGCTCAATCATGCGTCGCCAGTCCGCAGGGTCAGCATTGGCAATCTCACCGGTCAGGGCAATTCCCGCATTATTGACCAGAATATCAATCTGTCCCCAGGCGGTTCTCGTTTTCTCAACAATCGTTGGGATTGCTGTGTCGTCGGTGATATCCGCCACAATCACTAAGGCATCTCCCCCTGCTGCCGTAATCTGTTGGGCCAGCGTGTCTAACCGATCGCCCCGACGGGCAACGATCGCCACCTTGGCCCCTTCTCTGGAGAGGGCGATCGCCGTTGCTTTGCCAATCCCAGCGGAGGCTCCTGTGACGATCGCAACTTTACCTACTAATGTTCCAGTCATCTCGTTACTCCCTGTCAGTGGGCAGATGTCCCTGCCAATTCTGGTTCACGCTGGGCTGGCTGGGCTGGTATGAACTGGTTGGTCGGACGCTCTAGGCCCAGATTTTCCCGCAGGGTCTGACCTTCGTATTCCGTGCGGAATAGCCCCCGTTGTTGCAGGACAGGAATTACGTGATCAACAAATTCTTCCAATCCCCCCGGCAGGTAGGGCGGCATGATGTTAAATCCATCTGCTGCACCGTTACGGAACCATTCTTCTAACTTGTCAGCAATTTGTTCGGGGGTGCCCACCACTTGCCAATGGCCCCGTGCCCCTGCGATCGCTTCGTACAATTGCCGAATGGTTAAATTCTGCCGTTGCGCCAGTTCTATCAGTAACCGCTGACGACTTTGTTGAAGTTCCGTCGGGGGAATTTCTGGAAGAGGCCCATCCAACGGATATTGGGACAAGTCTACCTCCCCGAGCATTCCAGCCAACAAGCTTAAACCCACTTGGGGATGAATTAAGGCTTGAATCGCCGCAAATTTTTCCTGCGCTTCCTGCTCCGTTGCTCCAATGACCGGAAAAATTCCCGGCATAATTTTGAGTTGATCGGGATGGCGACCGTACTTCGCCAAGCGGCCTTTAACATCTGCGTAGAACGCTTGAGCATCCGCCAGGGTTTGCTGGGCTGTAAAAATGACCTCGGCGGTTGGAGCGGCTAAATTTTTGCCATCTTCTGAGGAGCCTGCTTGGATAATAACCGGATACCCTTGAATGGGCCGACCCACATTTAAGGGGCCTTTGACCGCAAAGTGTTCGCCTTTATGGTTGGGAACATGTAATTTCTCTGGGTCAAAATACCGACCGGTCTCTTTATCCCGAAGAAACGCATCATCTTCCCAGCTATCCCACAGCTTCGTCACCACTTCAACAAACTCACGGGCACGCTCATACCGGGGAGCATGATCCATATGTTTCTCTCGGCTGAAGTTGCGGGCTTCGGCGGTTGTGGCGGAAGTCACTAAGTTCCAGGCGGCTCGCCCACCACTGAGATAGTCTAAAGAGGCAAATTTACGGGCCAGGTGAAAGGGTTCGTTGTAGGTAGTTGATACAGTCGCCGCTAGACCAATGCGATCGGTCACGACAGCCAATGCCGATAGCAACGTTAAGGGCTCAAAATGGACAACATGACCACTGCGGCTTAAGACTTCGGGGCCGCGATCGCGATCGCGAACCGCAACGCCATCCGCAAAAAAGATCATGTCGAATTTACCCCGTTCCGCCGTCTGAGCAATTTGGCGAAAATGGTCAAAACTCAAGCCCCCATCGGCCCGTGCATCGGGGTACCGCCAAGCAGCTAAGTGATGTCCCGAACTCATGAGAAAAGCGCCGAGCTTGAGTTGTTTTGGTTGGTTACTCATAAAAGATCAAACCCCTAGTCCAACTATTCAACAAACAACGAACTATTAGATAGTCTAACTGATGAGTTGCATTATCTAGCATCAGGACTACGCCAGTCAATCTACGCCCTCACAAGCTGCTTAATTAACTTGTTAGATAGCCTATTTTGAGTAACATCTGCTGTCTCAGCAACAACAAGAAAAATGCAAAACAATATACAATTTATGAAAAAATAAATAGATGTCGGCTTGCTTCAACAACGACTTACATCAAAAACATAGATTTGCAAAGTTCAATAGATACAAAAATTTTTACTATGCTCTCAACCTTGACAACTGGAATAGCAGCAGCCATCACCTTGAATCAGCCAGCAGCTTCACAAAAAATGTAAAACCGCTGGCTGAAAGGGCTATTCTATCTGGTGTAGGGAAAAATTCTATTACTAATTGGAGTAAGATAAACCCGTATTTTCCAACCTGTTGATAACGGGTTCTCTGATCCTGGTAAGAATGATGACATCTCCCTAGAACGAAATATCACTAAATATAGTACATAGGAGAGTCTTGTCGATATTGATCACGACGTTGCCATAATTCTTGAAGTGTGACATTTCGCAGAATGTCCTCAGCAACGAGCTTCGCTTCTCTCCAAACTTCATAGATTAAATCTCGTTCGATCGTCGAGTCCTCTA
The Alkalinema sp. FACHB-956 genome window above contains:
- a CDS encoding LLM class flavin-dependent oxidoreductase — encoded protein: MTQTKQLKLGAFMRPISIHTGAWRYPGALPDANFNFPAIQQLIQKLEQGKFDAFFMADHLALLNMPIDALKRSHTVTSFEPFTLLSALSTVTHHIGLIATASTTYDEPFHIARRFASLDHISRGRAGWNIVTTANPDAALNFGLEEDLDHDERYARAREFYDVVTGLWDSFADDAFVRDVDAGIYFDPERLHVLGHQGKYLSVRGPLNIARPVQGHPVIVQAGASNVGRQLAAETAEVVFAPASNLEAGKALFADIKGRAQAIGRDPDSIKILPGALVVVGDTVEAAIAKRAHLDSLVHYDSGIASLNSALGYDVSGFDPDGPLPTIPETNAGKSSRERVITLAQRENLTMRQLAQRVGSYGGLAFVGTPQTIADEMEQWLTEEGSDGFNIMFPFIPEGLNDFVDQVVPELQRRGIFRTEYEGKTLRENLGLARPGNQFFGTTKAAVDYASVS
- a CDS encoding LLM class flavin-dependent oxidoreductase, with the protein product MSNQPKQLKLGAFLMSSGHHLAAWRYPDARADGGLSFDHFRQIAQTAERGKFDMIFFADGVAVRDRDRGPEVLSRSGHVVHFEPLTLLSALAVVTDRIGLAATVSTTYNEPFHLARKFASLDYLSGGRAAWNLVTSATTAEARNFSREKHMDHAPRYERAREFVEVVTKLWDSWEDDAFLRDKETGRYFDPEKLHVPNHKGEHFAVKGPLNVGRPIQGYPVIIQAGSSEDGKNLAAPTAEVIFTAQQTLADAQAFYADVKGRLAKYGRHPDQLKIMPGIFPVIGATEQEAQEKFAAIQALIHPQVGLSLLAGMLGEVDLSQYPLDGPLPEIPPTELQQSRQRLLIELAQRQNLTIRQLYEAIAGARGHWQVVGTPEQIADKLEEWFRNGAADGFNIMPPYLPGGLEEFVDHVIPVLQQRGLFRTEYEGQTLRENLGLERPTNQFIPAQPAQREPELAGTSAH
- a CDS encoding SDR family NAD(P)-dependent oxidoreductase, with amino-acid sequence MTGTLVGKVAIVTGASAGIGKATAIALSREGAKVAIVARRGDRLDTLAQQITAAGGDALVIVADITDDTAIPTIVEKTRTAWGQIDILVNNAGIALTGEIANADPADWRRMIELNLLALMNLTHGVLPIFQAQGTGHIVNVSSVAGRTVRVGIGGYNVSKWGVNAFSEALRLEVSKHNIRVTVIEPGMVNTEIDQHISDANAKQRSQELRNSITPLESEDIASAIVYAVTQPPRVNVNEILIRPTTQTW
- a CDS encoding DOPA 4,5-dioxygenase family protein; this encodes MGNGSGYEDASNAVQALNDEITGFHAHVYYDTATRGAAERVRQGLGDRFAVQLGRWHDQLVGPHTQWMYQVAFQPDQFGSLVPWLMLHREGLDILIHPNTSDPVADHTDHALWLGNKLAVNVEPLRSMRLP
- a CDS encoding sulfite exporter TauE/SafE family protein — its product is MTFLQILILTAIFLAASIISVISGSTSLITVPVMLAFGIEPHVAIATNMLGLTVMSFGATLPFVGKGIIDTQRLPLLITLTLISSVLGALLVLIVPSRSMPLIISIAMIAVAIFSSLKKEAGLVPAEGKPPRMAELLGYVATFILGIYGGFFSGGYVTLLTAAYVLLFRMTFIQAIATTKLINIVSSLIATVIFAHQGIIDYGLGLVLSFAMFVGGVIGGQLSLQLSNLWLQRIYLTVIAILTVITLRNAQQRNQSMHPPHWVTPWV
- a CDS encoding aryl-sulfate sulfotransferase encodes the protein MIGIVSDNAIALPNVFPTGTTLYDPTQAYNSYVLFSAPDGNTHLIDMDGNEVHRWDKFGFPPEMLNPAQTDGEKGHILVQLKNGNSPFGNIFANQEVGELDWDSHVVWRWGTQAPGGKARQNHDISRLPNGNTLLLTTIDHPVAGVSEQAIGDQRIIEVTKEGQVVWSWTVGDHIDEFGISTSGREILRQIYDDGGKGFGFLTINDMEPIGPNRWFDAGDSRFAPDNLVIDSREASFIAIIDKQTGKIVWRLGPDYGLDDAIDNPKAPGLGTVTNNALRPTLSLKTPRPVDQTSGQHDAHIIPEGLPGAGNLLVFDNEGPSGFPPTRLSAQLGSRVLEINPTTNTIVWQYTGIDSDQPIWGFYSSFISSARRLPNGNTLIDEGMNGRLFQVTPSGEIVWEYINPYYSRQQLGLDRTVSTNWVYRAQPIPYNWVPDGTPHAEVAIRPPKNSEFRVTPRT